DNA from Leucobacter aridicollis:
CGTCGCAGACCAGATCCCCGCCGGCGTGATCCGCGTCGCCGAATCCGCCGTGCTCGGAGTTGACGACGTCGTGCGGTACCGCGAGGCCGGCGCCGATGCGATCCTTGTCGGGGAAGCGCTCGTGACGAGCGACCCGATCGCGACGCTCGCGTCGTTCTTGAGCGTCTAACACCCTGTTCGGCGCCGAGTGCGACGCCGTTCGTCCCACTTCCGAAAGGCGAGAATGTCAGACCAGACCTCAGTGACGAGTCTCAGGGATCAGCAGGGGCCGTTCTTCGGTGCCTTCGGCGGCCGGTTCATGCCGGAGTCGCTGATCGCCGCGATCGACGAGCTCTCTGACGCATACGCCGAGGCGAAGGCTGACCCCGCGTTCCAGGCCGAGCTCATCGACCTGCTCCGCGACTACGCTGGCCGGCCCTCGCCGATCACCGAGGTGCCGCGGTTCGCGGAGCACGCGGGCGGCGCCCGCATCTTCCTGAAGCGTGAGGACCTGAACCACACGGGATCGCACAAGATCAACAACGTGCTCGGCCAGGCGCTGCTCACGAAGCGCCTCGGAAAGACGCGCGTCATCGCCGAGACCGGCGCGGGCCAGCACGGCGTCGCGACCGCAACCGCGGCGGCGCTGCTCGGGCTTGAATGCGTCGTCTACATGGGCGAGGTCGACACGAAGCGCCAGGCGCTGAACGTCGCCCGCATGCGGCTGCTCGGCGCCGAGGTGGTGCCTGTCACGACCGGCTCCCGGACGCTGAAAGACGCGATCAACGAGGCGTACCGCGACTGGGTTGCGACCGTCGAGCGCACCAACTACATCTTCGGCACCGCGGCGGGCCCGCACCCGTTCCCGGCGATGGTGCGCGACTTCCAGAAGGTCATCTCTGAGGAGGCGCGCGCGCAGCTGCTCGAGCGCAACGGCAGCCTCCCCGACGCGGTGATCGCGTGCGTGGGCGGCGGATCGAA
Protein-coding regions in this window:
- the trpB gene encoding tryptophan synthase subunit beta, whose translation is MSDQTSVTSLRDQQGPFFGAFGGRFMPESLIAAIDELSDAYAEAKADPAFQAELIDLLRDYAGRPSPITEVPRFAEHAGGARIFLKREDLNHTGSHKINNVLGQALLTKRLGKTRVIAETGAGQHGVATATAAALLGLECVVYMGEVDTKRQALNVARMRLLGAEVVPVTTGSRTLKDAINEAYRDWVATVERTNYIFGTAAGPHPFPAMVRDFQKVISEEARAQLLERNGSLPDAVIACVGGGSNAIGMFDAFLDDEGVALYGVEAAGDGVDTERHAASIERGRPGVLHGARTYVLQDEDGQTIESHSISAGLDYPGVGPEHSWLADIGRATYIPATDDEAMQALRLLSQTEGIIPAIESAHALAGAIRIGKELGPDATIAVSLSGRGDKDMATAGRYFGLFDGTELDAAEEAAE